The sequence TTTTCCGAGGGAAGAGAAAGGATTTTTCTTCTTTCGATGGCCAATTTTTTCCAACGATCTAACGCATGGTCTGTTTGGATCACATTATTCATTTTCAGAAAATTCCTTGCATGAGCCCCCAGGGTTCGCGCAAAAATAAGTTTGTAATTTAAAATGGTGAGACACCCGGCTGGCGAGACGCGAAAACGCAGGAATATCAAACACATTCTGAGTTTTCGCAACGTAACCAGGCGGGATGCATCGGTGCTTAAAATGCAAAGTTATTTTTCTGTGAGCCCTTAGAATTCCACGGTGCGAACTTAAATAAAAGCAGCATTCCCGGAATGGCAATCAAAGTGCAAACAATAAAAAATCCCTCCCAGCCTAAATTTTTTGCCAGCAAACCGGTCGGAGCAGAAGCCATTACCCTGGGGATACCCATCAGGCTGGTTAGCAATGCATATTGGGTGGCGGTAAATTTCTTATTGGTAATACTGGCCATGAATGCCACATACGCAGCCGTTCCCATACCGCTACTTAAATTTTCAAAAGCGATGACCCCTGACAACAGGCCAATATTATAACCGATTTTAGCCAAAATTGCAAAACCCGCGGTAGATAATGCCTGAAGAATCCCGAAAAGCCACAAACTCCGGTTTATTCCCATGCGAAGCATGAGTATTCCGCCAGTTAAACTGCCTGCGATGGTGGCCCAGAACCCGAACAGCTTCACCACAGTGCCGATTTCGCTTTTGGAAAAACCCATATCCAGATAAAAAGGCATGGTCATGGCGCTGGCCATTTGATCACCGATTTTATACAACAGGATGAAGGCGAGCATCCATATCGCACCCCTCCTGGCAAAATATTCCACCAGAGGGCCGATAACCGCCTCTTTTAAATTTTTTGGCGAGCCGGCAGGAGCATCGGGTTCAGGAGCAAACACAGTGGTCACAACCCCCGGCAGCATGCATGCCGCCATAATCACATACACCGTGGAAAACGACATGTGGTCCGCCATGATCAGCCCGCCTCCCGAAGCCAGAAGCATGCCCACCCTGTATCCGTTCACATACAGAGAAGACCCCAGACCGAGTTCTTCATCAGGAAGATCTTCTCTTCGATAGGCATCGACAACGATGTCCTGAGAGGCACTGAAAAATGTGACTAAGAATGCAACAAAAGCCACCACCCAGGGATGGTCCCCGGGATCAGTTAAGCCCAGGCCCACAATGGACAGCATCAATGACAACTGTGCGACCAGAAGCCATCCTCTTCTGCGTCCCAAAAAGGGGAGCGTAAAACGATCCACAACAGGAGACCATAGAAATTTTAAGGTATAGGGAAGACCCACCAGGGTCATCAATCCAATCACGGTGAGGTCCACCCCTTCTTCTTTCATCCATGCCTGCAGGAGACTGAGGGTAAGCAACAGGGGAAGGCCGCAGGAAAAACCCATAAGAAGTGCAACCAGCATGCGGCCGCTTATGATTGTTTTAAGGATGGGTTTCCGCTTGTCCTGATGCAAGGGTTCCTCGTGAGATCATGACGGGAGAAAAGATATGTATTTTTTAACACAACATTTTAAAAATACCACTTTTTCCGAGTGAAGAATGATTGACTCTGTTGAAACGGAAGTGTTGCGTGTTACGCGTTTCGGGTTACGGGTTACGGGTTACGGGTTATAAAAAATAATTTTTGATTTAACCACCCGCAACCCCCGCCTCGATTCATCATCTTGTCTGCGTGCAACTCACAGGCAGGCAATGTTCATTTTTATTCCTATACCTTCTGCCTTTGTACCTGTGGGCCTTCTACCTTTGTATTAAAGCGCCTCAAGTTCTGCCGGCGTCACAATCGAACCGCATTTTTCCTTGAGTATGGCCAATCCTTCCCGTTGTTCATTCAAGACTTCAAAGAGTTTAGCGGGGATATCCACCCCTTTTGCGTAAGCCTCAAGCTGCAGGTCGATTCTGGCAATAATATGATCGATATACAGGGAAAATTGCTTGGTATAC comes from Thermodesulfobacteriota bacterium and encodes:
- a CDS encoding AmpG family muropeptide MFS transporter produces the protein MLVALLMGFSCGLPLLLTLSLLQAWMKEEGVDLTVIGLMTLVGLPYTLKFLWSPVVDRFTLPFLGRRRGWLLVAQLSLMLSIVGLGLTDPGDHPWVVAFVAFLVTFFSASQDIVVDAYRREDLPDEELGLGSSLYVNGYRVGMLLASGGGLIMADHMSFSTVYVIMAACMLPGVVTTVFAPEPDAPAGSPKNLKEAVIGPLVEYFARRGAIWMLAFILLYKIGDQMASAMTMPFYLDMGFSKSEIGTVVKLFGFWATIAGSLTGGILMLRMGINRSLWLFGILQALSTAGFAILAKIGYNIGLLSGVIAFENLSSGMGTAAYVAFMASITNKKFTATQYALLTSLMGIPRVMASAPTGLLAKNLGWEGFFIVCTLIAIPGMLLLFKFAPWNSKGSQKNNFAF